The nucleotide window AGGTACTAAATGCCTTAGTTGGTGTGAAAACCGGGATAACTTAACATAGTATAAAATTAAACACCCGTCTCTAGCCGAAAAGTGTAGAATTTGCACATGGGTACTAGGTATCACGAAGCTGTGTTTGATCGTCCCTTGATAAAAGGTAAAGGAAGTGGAACTTTTGCTCATATTTTCAATGTATAGCGTGAAGTTAGAGCCATATGTGAACATGCCCAAGAGATTAGGGCTTGAACGACTTACGTTTTCCTGACTTGACGCAAAGACTGTTAGCGAAGACAAGACTTCAAGAGTAACTAGCAGTAGTACTATCGACAAGTTCTTCCTGTTCACATTTCGATCTGCTACTACATGTTTAAAAGGACTTTCATTATTGTAATCCTTTCAATTTATCTTCAACTTCTCTATATAATCTCCTTACTTCTTCATCTTGGATACCTATCTTATCAGCTACTCTCAGGGTTTCTTTTATTATACTCAGGTAGTTTTTTGATTGAAAACCTTCGGTACTTATGCTAGCCATGCCTAGAGCGAGCGCTAAAACGTCTTTACCGCTTTTTTCTTGAGCGAAGGCTACAATTGCTTTTATCGTGTTTTCCCAAACCTTTCCTGCTAGTGAAAAATCGTTTTCATTTATCATCTTTAGGGATAAAAATAAGGCGTCCCTTATGAACTGTTCCGCAAGTCTCATTAACAATATCCTAATGCTACCAGAGTTAAATACTCATCTAAATCTATGTATCTGTACATCATTTCATAATCACTACTATACTATAGTCCTAAGACTTTATTAACCTGAGCCAGAGGGTATAATAGACACTTGTCTAAGATACAATTAACACCTCCACTGTATCACTAAGAGCTGTTGCACTCCGAAATGCGGAAAGATCATGAGGGGTCTCGCGTATCTTTTTAGTACCAGCCTTAAACACAGCGAGATGACTAACCAAAGACTAGTGTTTCGAAATACTCCTTAAAAGTTAACAAGTAAATATAAAGGATAGCGGGGAAATATAATTGTGGAATACCCTTATTTTGACCTAAAAAGCGCTAGGGAACTGTTACCATGGCTTAGACAAAAGCTCAGTGAGATGAAAAGGATCAAGTATATGGCAGAAGAGAGCTTGATGAAAGGGGATAAGTCCGCGATACTCCAGTATACTCTTATGATTGATAAGATCGTTAAGGAAATTACGGAAAAGGGGGTAATTTTGAGAGACCCAGATATGGGGTTAGTTGACTTCCCTGCTGTAATAAATAATAGGCCCGCTTATTTGTGCTGGAAAACGGGTGAAAAGGACATTATGTACTGGCATTATGCGGAAGAAGGGTATAAGGGGAGGAAAAAGATAACCGGTGAGGAAGAAATATTGAGCCTGACATAATTGGGTTTACGCGAGGAGGCTTAAGATCATTAAGAGTATAACTAAAATAAACATAACTAAGCCTATTATTAGGGCTAACTTAGCCATGTCTTTATTACTACCGAAAACTATGGGGATAGGACCTATGAATATTACTCCCCCGTACTCGGTCTTACTTTCCCTTTCTCCTTGTCTTTCCTCACGGTTTTCCTTTTTCTTCGCTCCCCTGACTATTTCAAAAATAAGCCCTATGACCACAACTATTATACCAAAGAATACAAACGATAACCCTATTGCAAATAAAAGTTGTTGAGTTATCATATAGTTAATTCTATGTCTCGAAGGATTTAATTTTATTTGCTAAAATTTCCATCTCCTTGGGCATCTCTATCCCATCATTCATTGTAACGAGTTCTCCTATACTATTCCTGAATTTATCGTAGTCAAACCCTCTCTTCTTAAATACGTTAACTAACCAACTGTAGGTATCACTTTTGGTGAGGTCTCTGAGCTCCTTTTCATCTGGGTTTATCCCAAACCTCTTTATAACGTCTATCAACCTAGTCTTTGTATAGTAATTTTCTACCTCCCTCCCTAGGGGGACGCAATAGTCCCTTAATGAGGGGTCGACGCGATCACACAGCCCTAAGAAAATAACGTTAAGCCCCAATAGGTTTTTCATTTGTGTCCACAGATGTAACTCTATGTCGTTACTGGCTTTATATACAGAAATACCCATTTCCTCATTTGAAATACCTATCCTTTTTAACCAGTTGAGTATTACTGAAGGCTCAGCTAAGTCACTCGTCAATATTATAAATTTACTGAAGAGTAAATCGCTCATATTAGCCCTCAGCAGACCTAATACTGTCTTCAGCTGTTCGTCAGGCCTGACCATTATAGCGGTAGATACACCGTTGTTCTTTTTCATTATAATATACGAGTCCACATTGGAGCTTACAACGTAAGGAGAGTGTGTCGTAATGAAGACCTGGAAGACGTTTTTACTAGTCCACTCTTTTATTAGTTTCATTATCCTTGACTGTAATGTGGGGTACATATTTACTTCAGGTTCTTCTAATAACAAGATTTTACTACCGCTTAACCACAAGATAAAGAGCATCAAGACTACTCTCTGAAAACCACTAGCAGCTAAGTCAATGTATATCGGTAAGTTTTGTATATTAAGGACTAACTTGTTGGTGTCCCAAAATTCTACACCCTTTATCTCGGGGATAGTATCGCTAATGAGGTTTACAAAGTCGTACCACTTCCTCTTCATATTTATCGGGCTTCTGTGCATCTCGACCATTTTCTTTACTACTGAGTCGAAGTACATTTGGTCAAATATTGGGACATATTCCACAGCTTGGGACGCGAAAGAAAAAAGGCTCCTGACACTTTCCAAATTTTCACTAGTAGGCGGTGAATTATTTATATTTAGCGTGTCTAAAGACCACTCAACGTATTTATTATTATACTTGATTTTGTTAGTGACTTCTATCCTCATCCTCATGGGTTTACCTATGGCTTTTGCCGTTTCATCTTCATTGAACTCAATGACACCGCCGATCGTTATCGGTTTCGAGACATCGTAGTCCTTCCAAAGTAACATATATTCACCTTCTCTGTCTTCAACGCTCCTCTTGTCTAGACCGGAACCCATGTTCTTTATAAATAGATATAAGGCTGTCAGCAAGTTAGTCTTACCGTACCCGTTATACCCGACTATGACGTTCAGCCCGCCTAGACCTTCTAGTTTGACCGAGGAAAGGCTTCGAAAGTTATTTACATAAAAGTCAATAACCTTCATTCCTAAACCACACTACGATCTATTTAGAGGGCATAGATATAATCGTTAAACGCTTGATTTAAGGATATTCACTATGGAGAGAAAAAAGGAGGTATTATTAGTGCTAAGGATTTTAAAGGATACACCTGAGGATCCCACCGTCTACCGGTATTAATGCACCGTTTACATACGTGGCTAAGTTTGAGGCTAGAAATATGACCACATTAGCGACTTCCTCGGGTTTTCCGATCCGCTTCAACGGGACATCTCTTACAATATCCTTTAAAACCTCGTCTTCATTTTTACCTTCTCTCCTTGCCCTATCCTTCACTAACTGGCTCACACGGTCTGTCAGAGTCCAGCCCGGCATTATACCGTTTACAGTTATACCTCTCGGGCCTAATTCCCTCGAAGCGACTCTAATTAGACCGGATAAGGAAAGTCTGACCACATTAGAAAGGTCCAGGTTATCAATAGGCTGTTTAAGGGTCATAGAGGTAGATAGTATAATACGCCCTCCTTCTTTCATCCTTTTTCCAGCTTCCCTAACGGCCACTACGGCGCTCATTAAAAGGAGATTAAATGCGTCAGCCCAATCTTCATTCTTTAACTCTTCAAGGTTACCGGGTTTAGGACTACCAGTAACATAAACTAACACGTCCAATCCTGAAAGCCTCTTATACCCTTCGTCAATTAGCTTCTCTACATCTTCAGGTTTCGAGAGGTCTGCCCGTATATAATCTACTTTTCCTAACTGCTTAAGTTCCTCAAAAGCCTTTATTAAATTACGCTCGTCATGAGAGGATATTACCACTTCAGCACCTTCCTCTAGAAACCTCTTAGCTATTGCGAAGCCTATCCCTTTACTTGATGCTGTCACGATCACCTTCTTCCCCTTTATCCCTAGGTCTATTTTCTCCACCCATGAAATATTCTAACGTTACTGTTTTTGAGCTTGACGCAGGGTTAAGTACCTCCCTTATTTTTTTGAAATCGTCTTCCAGAACTTTTCTCAAGTTAGGGTTGTAAAGGGCAGCAGCTGGATGATACGTGGGGAACACTCTTATGACCGTATTTTCGTCTTTTTTCCAATTGAATTCCTTGCCCCTAACTTTAGTTATAGATGTAAAAGTCCTGCCCATAAGTGAAAACACGTAAGAAGTTGAATGCCTACCAAGTGTTACGATAATTTTAGGCTTAATTAAGTCTATCTGAGCCTTTAAATAAGGGCTACATGACAATATCTCGCTATCAGTAGGGTCTCTATTCTCAGGGGGCCTACATTTTACTACATTCGTTATGTATACTTCCTCTCTTTTCAGCCCTAAAACTTCTGTTATTAGCTTTGTTAGTAACTTACCGGCCGCACCTACAAAAGGCCTGCCCTCTAGGTCTTCATTTTCACCGGGTGCTTCTCCGATAAACATAATTTCTGCTTGAGGGTTCCCTTCACCTGGGACAGCGTTTTTCCTAGTCTTCCATAGGTCACATTTTTTACAACTCCTCACTTGATCCGCAATTTCTTGCAAATCCACGGAGATCTATTAATTTTATAAAGCTTATAATTTATTGACCTTGGGCTAATGACTTATACATCTCGTCTATCATCTTGTTCAGCTTTTCCTTAGCCTCATTAACATTTTTCCTTAAGGAATCTGTGTCTTTTCTCTCTATTGCCTCTTTAATACTTAAAGCGTAGGTTGACAATTCTCTATCTGTAGAATATCTCCTTATGAACTCCTTTAGTTCTCTCTCAACCCATGGAAATACTGCCTCTTGTCTGTTGGAAAGATGTAACGAGACCTTCTCCATTGCAGTCCTCGCTAATATTAGGTCTTGGAGTATGAGAAACTTTTTTGCCTGAGACACTACCAATATTAGCTAGGAGGAATAATTAAGATTACCCCACCCATCACCGGGATCTGAGGGACTGACCAGCAATGAGGATCCTCAGCCGGGTGGGGGACATTTTATGATGAAGTCGACATAATCGGAAAGATGAAGAGGGGTCGATAGCCTGACTATAAGGTCTTATTAGGTGTAATAAGTAAGAGCCTAGCCTTAGTCTCATTAAACATTTTCTTTACTTCGTCTATCTCGTTTTCATCCATGTGGGCTTCCGGATCTTCAATTATTATAAACTCACTTTCAGTGGCTCTTGTAAGAAAAACCTTCAACGCTAATAACGATAAGGTGTCAGGGGGAGCATTCTGAATGGGAGATTTATCAATATATACTGCATTCTCTTCTTGGTCAACATAGATTTTATGACCGTTAATTTCATCGCTGAACCCTTGAGGGAGGATCATTGAGTTAATGAACTCAGCGGCGATCCCGAAGGCTTTTGGTATTCCGGGTGCTTTTTCGTATTGAATGACAAGAAATCTGCTGAACGCCGTTAGGAGCCCGACTCTTCCCGCAGGTATTATTGAGGGCTTCACTCTCTCGATCCTAGAAAAATAGAAGGAATCTACTTCAAAATTAGCCCTCAGCCCTTGTTCTTTCAACTGGGGGACCTCCTTAAGCTCTACTTTGGCTGACACGCTACCTTCTTCTACCTCTCCCTTAATCATAAGTGAGGGGAGTTCTATTTCATAAGAAGCTTTAAACCAGTTTTTAGCTACGTCTAAGTCCGATGTTAAAAGCGTTAAAAATGTCCTCTCAAAAGTCTCCTTCCACCCATTAACAGGATCCCCTTTTATATAACCGTAGAGCCTCGGGATATTGTTTATAGTCTTTAATAAATAATAAACTAGCCTCCCACTATAATACTTAGCTTCTCCAGGTGATGAAAGGTAACTTCTCTTTAAATCAGTGTTTATCTCCACGAGCTCTCCGCCAACTTTTATCCTAACTAGCATGTGTGTAGATAGTTTTTTAGGTATTTATATCCAAGTGTGCTTTATGGAGATATTGAAGTATGAAGTCTTTTTGGACTTCAACTTCAAGGAACTTACATATAAAGGCTCTGAGAAAATTTTCTGCAAACTCGGTGCTAACGAAAAGCTCGTGCTGGACGCAGTAGGGCTTATAGTGAAGTCGGTAAGGCATGAAGGGAAAGCACTGAACTTTTTACAAGAGAAAGGTAAAGTCGCTATTGATATAAGTAATATTGAAGGAGTTATAGAAGTAGAATTCGAAGGAAAGGTTAAGGAGACAGGACTGGTAGGTATTTATAAAGCACCCTATAACGGAAAATATATAATATCTACCCAGTTTGAGTCAAGTCACGCTAGGGAATTTATCCCTTGCGTAGACCACCCTGCTTATAAGGCTATCTTTAAGATTTCTGTAAAAGTCGACAGAGATCTAGATGTTATTTCCAATATGCCGGCTGAAAAAGTTGTAGAGACTGAAGACGGCAAAAAGGTGGTCGAGTTTAAAGAGACCCCTAAAATGTCCACGTACTTACTATACCTAGGAATAGGAAAATTCGAGGAAATAAGAGATAAACTAGAAGACATAGACGTAATAGTAGCTACCGTACCGGGGAAAATAAGTAAAGGGAAACTGGCACTAGAGGTAGCTAAGAAGGCCATAGAGTTTTATAATAACTACTTCGGAATAAAGTACCAGTTACCTAAGGAACACTTAATAGCAGTACCGGAGTTCGCTTTCGGAGCTATGGAGAACTGGGGCGCTATAACTTTCAGGGAGACAGCATTACTGGCTGACGAGAACTCCTCTTTTGCTCAGAAAAGGAGAGTGGCAAGTGTGATAGCTCATGAGCTCGCACACCAGTGGTTCGGAGACCTAGTTACGATGAAGTGGTGGGACGACCTTTGGTTAAATGAAAGTTTCGCTACTTTTATGAGTTACAAAGCAGTTGACGCATTATTCCCGTCTTGGGACTTCTGGGCTGAATTCCTGATGGATGAGACTTCGAGTGCCATGTTTAGGGATTCGCTCTCAACTACCCATCCTATAGAAGCACATGTAGAGTCCCCTGAAGAGGCTGAACAGATATTTGACGATATTAGCTACGGGAAAGGTGCAAGTATACTTAGGATGGTCGAAGCGTATATAGGAAAAGAAGCGTTTCAGAGAGGGATCCAATATTACCTGCAAAAATACAAATTCTCTAATGCTACTGGAAATGATTTCTGGGTTAGTTTAGAACAAGGCTCAGGCCAGCCCGTCAGTGAGATAGTAAAAGACTGGATAACTAAGGACGGTTATCCACTAATACACGTAAATGTCGAAGGTAGGAAGATTAGATTGATACAAGAAAGGTTTGCATTTACAAATACCACACCTAGGGTATATGTAATACCTATAACTTTAGATATCAACGGCAAAAAGACGACATTCTTGATGAAGGACGAGAGCGTAACGATCGAAGCTGAAGAAGACGTTAAATCACTTAAGCTCAACTTGGATAGGACAGGGTTTTATAGAGTGCTATATGATGACGTCGGCTTGTTCTTTGACTCTAGTCCTAACCACTTAGAAAGGTGGGGTTTACTAGATGATTACTATAACTTTTTGTTAGCCGGTAAAATAGGTTATGAAACTTATGAGAATATAGTTAGGAACTTAATGAACGATGACAATTATATGGTAGTAGACGAGATAAGGGGAGAACTGTTCAACCTATGGAGTATAAATACTTCCAAGTACACTCTTATCAACGAGTTCTTAGAATTACAGACAGCACGCTGGAGTAGTAGAAAGGACGAAAATTCGAAAAGGATCTACGGGAACTTACTCAGGACCTTTGCGTATGTAGACAATAAGTTTGCCATGGGGTTAGCAGTAGCCTTCGAAGACTATGATAGGCTCGACCCTAACATAAAGGAAGCAGTAGCAACAGCTTATGCAATAGCCTTTGGAGAAGAGGCTTACGACGATTTATTAAAGAAGTACAGAGGAGAGAAGTTCGATGAGGAGAGGAGCAGGATCCTGAACGCCATGCTGAGTTTCAGAGAACCGTACTTAGTCGTTAATACGTTAAGTTTAGGGCTAATAGGAGAGATCAAAAGGCAGGACACGGCTAGGATATTACCCTTAGTAGCCAGAAACCCCTATACTAGATTTGCCGTGTGGAAATGGTTGGAGACTTATATGGACAAGCTAAGGGAGTTTTATGAAGGTACAGCGATTTTAGGTAGGTCACTGAGGGGGGCAATACCCTACCTAGGAATAAACATTAAAGAAGTTGAAGACTATTTCACTACTAGAGTATTCCCGGATATAAAGATAGAAATAGATAGTGCATTAGAGATCTTGAGAATATTAAGAAGACTTGCTTAGCAGGGTAATTATATAGTCTACTTTATCCTTTTTTATATCTTCGTAAAACGATATTTGCTCCTCTTTTATCTCTCCTGAAAGGGGTAGTGACGTGACAAACCCCTCATCACCGTTATATACTAATGTGAAATTCACGCGACGATTCAATATAGAAACTAGGTTCTTTTCTATCTCACTTCTAACGTTAGTTGTCTCTTGTAACCGTTCTTGTAATGACTGCTGTTGAACAGCTATAGTTGAGTTTAATTCAGACAACCTTTTCTGAGCTTTCCACACTACATAACCTGAGATACCTGAGAGGAGAAGGATAGGCAAGATTGAAATAGTTAACTCAATCTTTCCGAACAAGTAGAGAAGGAGCCATACCACTACCCCAACCGGGATAAGAATTGACGGAGTTATGACTCTCATCTTCTTAAGCCTTTCATACTCACGTTTACATTTTTCGGTCTCTTTGCTGAGCTGACTTATTTCGTCAGACCCGTAGGATTTTTTCTTATTCTCAAACCAACTGGCCCAATCAGGACTGCCGGTTATAACTGTAGTGTGGACTCCCCTAGAGGCCCTGTCTAATAGTAACGATGCAAAGTCATAATCAAAGTCTGGACTTATAACAGTCAGTTCTTTCTCTGAGCCTAGAATTATATGC belongs to Stygiolobus caldivivus and includes:
- a CDS encoding DUF2203 domain-containing protein codes for the protein MEYPYFDLKSARELLPWLRQKLSEMKRIKYMAEESLMKGDKSAILQYTLMIDKIVKEITEKGVILRDPDMGLVDFPAVINNRPAYLCWKTGEKDIMYWHYAEEGYKGRKKITGEEEILSLT
- a CDS encoding M1 family metallopeptidase; the protein is MEILKYEVFLDFNFKELTYKGSEKIFCKLGANEKLVLDAVGLIVKSVRHEGKALNFLQEKGKVAIDISNIEGVIEVEFEGKVKETGLVGIYKAPYNGKYIISTQFESSHAREFIPCVDHPAYKAIFKISVKVDRDLDVISNMPAEKVVETEDGKKVVEFKETPKMSTYLLYLGIGKFEEIRDKLEDIDVIVATVPGKISKGKLALEVAKKAIEFYNNYFGIKYQLPKEHLIAVPEFAFGAMENWGAITFRETALLADENSSFAQKRRVASVIAHELAHQWFGDLVTMKWWDDLWLNESFATFMSYKAVDALFPSWDFWAEFLMDETSSAMFRDSLSTTHPIEAHVESPEEAEQIFDDISYGKGASILRMVEAYIGKEAFQRGIQYYLQKYKFSNATGNDFWVSLEQGSGQPVSEIVKDWITKDGYPLIHVNVEGRKIRLIQERFAFTNTTPRVYVIPITLDINGKKTTFLMKDESVTIEAEEDVKSLKLNLDRTGFYRVLYDDVGLFFDSSPNHLERWGLLDDYYNFLLAGKIGYETYENIVRNLMNDDNYMVVDEIRGELFNLWSINTSKYTLINEFLELQTARWSSRKDENSKRIYGNLLRTFAYVDNKFAMGLAVAFEDYDRLDPNIKEAVATAYAIAFGEEAYDDLLKKYRGEKFDEERSRILNAMLSFREPYLVVNTLSLGLIGEIKRQDTARILPLVARNPYTRFAVWKWLETYMDKLREFYEGTAILGRSLRGAIPYLGINIKEVEDYFTTRVFPDIKIEIDSALEILRILRRLA
- the udg gene encoding type-4 uracil-DNA glycosylase, producing MDLQEIADQVRSCKKCDLWKTRKNAVPGEGNPQAEIMFIGEAPGENEDLEGRPFVGAAGKLLTKLITEVLGLKREEVYITNVVKCRPPENRDPTDSEILSCSPYLKAQIDLIKPKIIVTLGRHSTSYVFSLMGRTFTSITKVRGKEFNWKKDENTVIRVFPTYHPAAALYNPNLRKVLEDDFKKIREVLNPASSSKTVTLEYFMGGENRPRDKGEEGDRDSIK
- a CDS encoding ATP-dependent nuclease, which produces MKVIDFYVNNFRSLSSVKLEGLGGLNVIVGYNGYGKTNLLTALYLFIKNMGSGLDKRSVEDREGEYMLLWKDYDVSKPITIGGVIEFNEDETAKAIGKPMRMRIEVTNKIKYNNKYVEWSLDTLNINNSPPTSENLESVRSLFSFASQAVEYVPIFDQMYFDSVVKKMVEMHRSPINMKRKWYDFVNLISDTIPEIKGVEFWDTNKLVLNIQNLPIYIDLAASGFQRVVLMLFILWLSGSKILLLEEPEVNMYPTLQSRIMKLIKEWTSKNVFQVFITTHSPYVVSSNVDSYIIMKKNNGVSTAIMVRPDEQLKTVLGLLRANMSDLLFSKFIILTSDLAEPSVILNWLKRIGISNEEMGISVYKASNDIELHLWTQMKNLLGLNVIFLGLCDRVDPSLRDYCVPLGREVENYYTKTRLIDVIKRFGINPDEKELRDLTKSDTYSWLVNVFKKRGFDYDKFRNSIGELVTMNDGIEMPKEMEILANKIKSFET
- a CDS encoding TIGR00304 family membrane protein, which codes for MITQQLLFAIGLSFVFFGIIVVVIGLIFEIVRGAKKKENREERQGERESKTEYGGVIFIGPIPIVFGSNKDMAKLALIIGLVMFILVILLMILSLLA
- a CDS encoding SDR family oxidoreductase, encoding MDLGIKGKKVIVTASSKGIGFAIAKRFLEEGAEVVISSHDERNLIKAFEELKQLGKVDYIRADLSKPEDVEKLIDEGYKRLSGLDVLVYVTGSPKPGNLEELKNEDWADAFNLLLMSAVVAVREAGKRMKEGGRIILSTSMTLKQPIDNLDLSNVVRLSLSGLIRVASRELGPRGITVNGIMPGWTLTDRVSQLVKDRARREGKNEDEVLKDIVRDVPLKRIGKPEEVANVVIFLASNLATYVNGALIPVDGGILRCIL